A single window of Sulfitobacter sp. JL08 DNA harbors:
- a CDS encoding SDR family oxidoreductase, translating to MRLQGKTAIVTGGASGFGAGIVEKFVAEGARVMIADINGDAARSVASRMGDAALAHQVDVANGPSVQAMADAALSAFGAVDILVNNAGVTHLPSALEHVSEDDFDRVYNVNMKSVYLTARALVPHMKKTGTGTILNVASTAGVSPRPRLNWYNASKGWMITATRTMAIELAPDGIRVNAINPVAGETPLLKSFMGEDTPEMRAKFLSTIPLGRFSTPQDMGNAACFLCSDEAAMITGVCMEVDGGRCI from the coding sequence ATGCGATTACAGGGGAAAACAGCCATCGTTACGGGCGGGGCATCAGGGTTTGGCGCGGGGATCGTTGAAAAGTTCGTTGCCGAAGGCGCCCGGGTGATGATCGCCGATATCAATGGCGATGCGGCAAGGTCCGTTGCGTCAAGAATGGGGGATGCCGCCCTAGCGCATCAGGTGGATGTGGCCAACGGACCGTCCGTGCAAGCCATGGCGGATGCGGCCCTGTCGGCCTTTGGCGCAGTTGATATTCTGGTCAACAATGCCGGTGTGACCCACCTTCCGTCAGCGCTGGAACATGTCAGCGAAGACGATTTCGACCGCGTCTATAACGTGAACATGAAATCGGTCTACCTGACCGCGCGCGCTCTGGTGCCCCACATGAAGAAAACCGGCACCGGTACCATTCTGAATGTCGCGTCCACAGCCGGTGTATCGCCGCGCCCGCGGTTGAACTGGTACAATGCGTCCAAAGGATGGATGATCACGGCGACCCGCACCATGGCGATAGAACTGGCCCCTGACGGCATCCGGGTGAATGCAATCAATCCGGTGGCCGGCGAAACCCCGTTGCTCAAATCCTTTATGGGCGAAGACACGCCGGAAATGCGCGCCAAGTTCCTGTCCACCATTCCGCTGGGCCGGTTTTCGACACCACAGGACATGGGCAATGCCGCCTGTTTCCTGTGTTCGGACGAGGCGGCGATGATCACCGGGGTCTGCATGGAAGTCGACGGCGGAAGGTGCATCTGA
- the yghU gene encoding glutathione-dependent disulfide-bond oxidoreductase — MTQPPEYTPPKVWKWDSESGGKFASINRPIAGPTHDKELPVGRHPLQLYSLATPNGVKVTVLLEELLALGNTGAEYDAHLIDIGEGDQFGSGFVAVNPNSKIPALLDHSTTPPTRVFESGAILLHLAEKFGAFMPSDPADRAECLSWLFWQMGSAPYLGGGFGHFYAYAPYKMEYPINRFTMEVKRQLDVLDRRLADNAYLCGEEYTIADIAIWPWYGSLVLNRVYEAAEFIDAKSYKNVMRWANLIDARPAVQRGRMVNKTWGPLDQQLHERHEASDFDTKTQDKLRPAD; from the coding sequence ATGACCCAACCACCCGAATACACCCCACCCAAAGTGTGGAAATGGGACAGCGAAAGCGGCGGCAAATTCGCCAGTATCAACCGCCCCATCGCCGGGCCAACGCATGACAAGGAACTGCCTGTCGGGCGTCATCCCTTGCAGTTGTATTCCTTGGCGACACCGAACGGCGTGAAAGTGACCGTGTTGCTGGAAGAATTGCTGGCGCTGGGCAACACAGGCGCGGAATACGATGCGCATCTGATCGACATCGGCGAGGGCGACCAGTTCGGCAGTGGGTTTGTTGCGGTTAATCCGAATTCCAAAATTCCGGCACTTTTGGATCACAGTACAACACCGCCCACACGCGTTTTCGAATCAGGGGCAATCCTGCTGCATCTGGCGGAAAAATTTGGTGCCTTCATGCCATCCGATCCGGCAGATCGCGCCGAATGCCTATCGTGGCTGTTCTGGCAAATGGGAAGCGCGCCGTATCTGGGTGGCGGATTCGGCCATTTCTACGCCTATGCGCCTTACAAGATGGAATACCCGATCAACCGGTTCACGATGGAGGTCAAACGTCAGCTTGATGTGCTGGACCGCAGGCTGGCGGACAATGCCTACCTGTGCGGAGAAGAGTACACGATCGCCGATATTGCAATCTGGCCGTGGTATGGATCACTGGTTCTGAACCGCGTGTACGAGGCTGCGGAATTCATTGATGCAAAGAGCTACAAGAACGTTATGCGCTGGGCCAATCTGATCGATGCCCGCCCCGCCGTGCAGCGCGGCCGAATGGTGAACAAGACGTGGGGGCCGCTGGATCAGCAACTGCACGAGCGCCACGAGGCAAGCGATTTCGACACAAAAACCCAAGACAAACTGCGACCCGCGGATTGA
- a CDS encoding aldehyde dehydrogenase family protein, with protein sequence MPQGLWFDPELCLIGGSWCAPVGGRTLALINPSDGSVLCNIARGEAADIDAAVGAAQNALQGDWGRMSALERGRILTRMGQLVLERVDDLALLEAQDVGKPLTQARADAVALARYLEFYGGAADKVHGQTIPYLEGYTVYTLREPHGVTGHIVPWNYPMQIIGRSVGAALAMGNAAVLKPAEEACLTALAFAHIAQDAGLPDGALNVVPGIGAEAGAALTAHPGVQHVSFTGSVATGALVQQAAGRNVVPVTLELGGKSPQLVFDDADLDAALPYLVNAGIQNAGQTCSASSRILVQRDVYDNIRHRMSEAYGALTVGPALSDLRVGPVISQRQKDIIQGFLGKGADLEVAAQGVLGDEAVNTGAYVLPTLFAGVPADHPLARDEIFGPVQVIIPFDTEEDAIRIANSTDYGLVASIWTGNGARQMRLAKAIRSGQVFINNYGAGGGVELPFGGVGKSGHGREKGFEALYGFSQLKTVAAYHG encoded by the coding sequence ATGCCCCAAGGTCTTTGGTTTGATCCCGAACTCTGCCTGATCGGGGGATCATGGTGTGCCCCTGTCGGTGGGCGGACACTTGCGCTGATCAACCCTTCGGATGGATCGGTACTGTGTAACATCGCACGTGGCGAGGCGGCAGATATCGATGCTGCTGTGGGGGCGGCCCAAAACGCGTTGCAAGGCGATTGGGGCAGGATGAGCGCGCTGGAGCGTGGCCGGATTCTGACAAGGATGGGCCAGCTGGTTCTGGAGCGGGTTGATGATCTGGCGCTGCTGGAAGCACAGGATGTCGGTAAGCCGCTGACACAGGCGCGCGCCGATGCAGTGGCGCTGGCCCGCTATCTGGAATTCTACGGCGGTGCAGCGGACAAGGTACATGGCCAGACCATCCCGTATCTGGAGGGTTACACCGTTTACACCCTGCGCGAACCGCACGGGGTGACGGGCCATATCGTGCCCTGGAATTATCCGATGCAGATTATCGGGCGCTCTGTCGGCGCCGCGCTGGCGATGGGCAACGCGGCCGTTTTGAAACCGGCGGAAGAGGCATGCCTGACCGCGCTGGCCTTTGCCCATATCGCACAGGATGCGGGGCTGCCGGACGGGGCGTTGAACGTGGTGCCCGGTATCGGGGCAGAGGCGGGTGCCGCCCTGACAGCGCATCCTGGTGTGCAGCACGTCAGCTTTACCGGATCGGTCGCAACCGGCGCGCTGGTTCAGCAAGCGGCGGGGCGCAATGTTGTTCCGGTCACATTGGAGCTTGGCGGGAAATCCCCCCAGCTTGTGTTCGACGATGCCGATCTGGATGCGGCCCTACCCTATCTGGTGAATGCGGGCATCCAGAATGCGGGGCAAACCTGTTCCGCATCTTCGCGCATATTGGTTCAGCGTGATGTCTATGATAACATACGGCACCGTATGTCAGAGGCTTATGGCGCGCTGACAGTCGGGCCTGCGTTAAGCGACCTGCGTGTCGGGCCCGTCATTTCGCAACGCCAGAAAGACATCATACAAGGATTTTTGGGCAAAGGGGCCGATCTGGAAGTCGCGGCACAGGGTGTATTGGGTGACGAGGCTGTCAATACGGGTGCGTATGTTTTGCCGACCCTCTTTGCCGGCGTCCCTGCCGATCATCCGCTGGCACGCGATGAAATATTCGGGCCGGTACAGGTGATCATCCCGTTTGACACGGAAGAAGATGCCATCCGTATCGCCAACAGCACCGATTACGGACTGGTCGCCAGCATCTGGACAGGCAACGGCGCGCGCCAGATGCGGCTGGCCAAGGCGATCCGTTCGGGACAGGTGTTCATCAACAATTATGGTGCAGGGGGCGGGGTTGAACTGCCGTTCGGCGGTGTCGGCAAATCAGGGCATGGTCGTGAAAAGGGGTTCGAGGCGCTTTACGGGTTTTCGCAACTGAAAACAGTGGCGGCCTATCACGGATAA
- a CDS encoding ABC transporter ATP-binding protein produces the protein MTLLNISNLSASIHNLPILHDIDLRVDAGQIVAITGESGSGKSMTALAVLQLLPQGTKCSGQILLNQRDLLTVSEPELCALRGNDIGMVFQEPMTALNPVKTIGDQVMETILIHGAMPRAQARQRARVMLDRVGLPEDRFPLSRYPHELSGGQRQRVVIAMAIALRPRLLIADEPTTALDVTTQAQILTLLRELVDEFGMGLLLITHDLAVVADIADKIVVMRQGRIVEQGDTHYLLTNMQHPYTRMLFEASGHHVVLPTAPTPEPLLTVERVSRDYPLPRVRLFAAPAVFRAVNSVSFTLHKGERLGLVGESGCGKSTLTRAILGLENVQEGRILLNGMPVFSGNNPNSDVRRRMQVVFQDPYGSFNPRHRVERLITEPFHLLENPPRGKERQNAVDEALTAVRLRPEDSDKYIHEFSGGQRQRIAIARALIIRPDLILFDEAVSALDVSVRAQILDLLAALCDVYPLSYMFISHDLGVVRNITDRVLVMKAGEIVEQGDTASVFSNPQHPYTQSLIAAAPRLPDLNALKKEPV, from the coding sequence ATGACTTTGCTGAACATATCAAACCTGTCGGCCAGCATTCACAACCTGCCGATTCTTCATGATATCGACCTGCGTGTTGATGCCGGGCAGATCGTGGCCATCACCGGCGAAAGCGGGTCGGGTAAATCGATGACTGCGCTGGCAGTACTTCAGTTGCTGCCGCAAGGCACTAAATGCTCCGGCCAAATCCTGCTGAACCAGCGCGATCTGTTAACAGTCAGCGAGCCGGAGTTATGCGCATTGCGCGGCAATGACATCGGCATGGTGTTTCAGGAGCCGATGACCGCGCTGAACCCGGTGAAAACCATCGGTGATCAGGTGATGGAAACCATTCTGATCCATGGCGCGATGCCCCGCGCACAGGCCAGACAGCGGGCACGCGTAATGCTGGATCGTGTCGGGCTGCCCGAAGATCGGTTTCCGCTGTCACGCTATCCGCACGAGTTAAGCGGCGGACAACGGCAGCGCGTCGTGATTGCGATGGCCATTGCATTGCGCCCCAGACTGCTGATTGCGGATGAACCCACCACCGCGCTGGATGTCACCACGCAGGCGCAAATTCTGACACTGCTGCGCGAACTGGTGGATGAATTCGGCATGGGGTTGCTGCTAATCACCCATGACCTGGCGGTGGTGGCCGACATCGCGGACAAGATCGTCGTGATGCGTCAGGGCCGCATCGTCGAACAGGGCGACACCCACTACTTACTAACCAATATGCAGCATCCCTATACCAGAATGCTGTTTGAAGCGTCCGGTCATCACGTAGTTCTGCCGACTGCTCCCACCCCTGAACCGTTGCTGACGGTAGAGCGGGTCAGCCGCGATTATCCGTTACCACGTGTGCGGTTGTTCGCCGCTCCGGCTGTGTTTCGTGCAGTGAATTCTGTGAGTTTCACTCTGCACAAAGGCGAACGCCTTGGGCTGGTCGGCGAAAGCGGATGCGGTAAATCCACCCTTACGCGGGCGATCCTTGGGCTGGAAAATGTGCAAGAAGGGCGGATTTTGCTGAATGGAATGCCTGTGTTTTCCGGCAATAACCCCAATTCTGATGTGCGGCGGCGCATGCAGGTCGTGTTTCAGGATCCTTACGGCAGCTTCAACCCGCGCCACCGCGTTGAAAGGTTGATCACCGAACCTTTTCATCTGTTGGAAAACCCGCCACGCGGCAAGGAACGCCAAAATGCTGTGGACGAAGCATTAACAGCGGTCAGGTTACGCCCGGAAGACTCCGACAAATACATCCACGAATTCTCTGGCGGGCAACGCCAGCGCATCGCAATCGCCCGCGCGCTGATCATCCGCCCCGATCTTATTCTGTTTGACGAGGCCGTTTCGGCGCTGGATGTTTCTGTCAGGGCGCAGATCCTTGATCTGCTGGCCGCACTGTGTGACGTCTATCCGCTGAGCTATATGTTCATCAGCCACGATCTGGGTGTCGTACGCAACATTACTGACAGGGTGCTTGTTATGAAAGCGGGTGAAATCGTCGAACAGGGGGATACCGCGTCCGTCTTTTCAAATCCGCAACATCCCTATACCCAGTCGCTGATTGCGGCAGCGCCCCGACTGCCCGACCTGAATGCCCTGAAAAAGGAACCTGTCTGA
- a CDS encoding ABC transporter permease produces the protein MMRSRNLIVGAALSAVFALAALISFIWTPYDVTALEIANKLKAPDAAHWFGTDHFGRDVFSMIMVGARTSIAVALVAVGIGMAAGIPLGLLAAASKGGLLDEVIMRGNDLVFAFPSLVIAILITAVFGPGAINAIIAIGIFNIPVFARVSRGAALSLWEREFILAARVAGKSTARISFEHILPNILNLLIVQSTIQFSLGILAEAALSYVGLGAQPPTPSWGRMLADAQTMISFAPHLALVPGGAIILTVLGLNLMGDGLRDTLDPHIRVARS, from the coding sequence ATGATGCGTTCCCGAAACCTGATAGTGGGCGCAGCCTTGTCGGCTGTGTTCGCACTGGCCGCCTTAATCTCCTTTATCTGGACGCCCTATGACGTCACCGCGCTTGAAATCGCCAACAAGCTGAAGGCGCCGGATGCCGCGCACTGGTTCGGCACCGATCATTTCGGGCGTGATGTGTTTTCGATGATCATGGTGGGTGCGCGCACGTCGATCGCGGTTGCGCTGGTGGCCGTTGGCATTGGCATGGCAGCAGGCATTCCGCTGGGGTTGCTGGCTGCCGCGTCCAAAGGCGGGTTGCTGGACGAGGTGATCATGCGCGGCAACGATCTGGTCTTTGCCTTTCCCAGCTTGGTAATTGCAATTCTGATCACCGCTGTGTTCGGGCCGGGCGCCATCAACGCCATTATCGCTATCGGGATTTTCAATATCCCCGTTTTTGCGCGTGTCAGTCGCGGGGCGGCGCTGTCGCTGTGGGAGCGCGAGTTCATTCTGGCGGCGCGGGTTGCCGGCAAATCGACGGCGCGCATTTCATTTGAACATATCCTGCCCAACATCCTGAACCTTTTGATCGTGCAATCCACGATCCAGTTCAGCTTGGGGATTCTGGCCGAGGCGGCGCTGTCTTATGTCGGTCTGGGGGCACAGCCCCCGACACCCAGTTGGGGGCGGATGCTGGCCGATGCGCAAACCATGATCAGTTTTGCACCACATCTGGCGCTCGTACCGGGTGGCGCGATCATTCTGACGGTGCTGGGGCTGAACCTGATGGGCGACGGGCTGCGCGATACCCTCGACCCGCACATTCGGGTGGCGCGGTCATGA
- a CDS encoding ABC transporter permease: MLRYCLKRLLSLCLSLTVASIVIFAVIEVAPGDPAAFMLGLNAQPDTVAALRTELGLDAPKFQRYLEWTGGMLRGDFGTSYTYRTPVADMIGDRLWVSLPLAIYALTLSTLIAFPAGIYAAARRGRPGDMAVMGATQLGVAIPNFWFAMILVLIFAIQLRWFSAGGFPGWDQGVFTGLKALTLPAIALALPQAAILARVMRSSLLDTISQDFMRTARAKGLSQRQALWRHALRNALIPVLTIIGLQFSFLLAGAIIIEQVFFLPGLGRLVFQSISQRDLIVVESVVMLLVFTVIVVNFLVDLAYAAVDPRLRSRT, from the coding sequence ATGCTGCGCTATTGCCTCAAACGCCTGCTGTCCCTGTGTCTGAGCCTGACAGTGGCCAGCATCGTCATATTCGCCGTCATCGAAGTGGCGCCCGGCGATCCGGCGGCGTTTATGCTGGGCCTGAATGCACAGCCCGACACAGTCGCGGCCCTGCGCACAGAGCTTGGGCTGGATGCGCCCAAATTCCAGCGCTATCTGGAATGGACCGGCGGCATGTTGCGTGGCGATTTCGGGACATCCTATACCTATCGCACCCCCGTCGCCGACATGATCGGCGACCGGTTGTGGGTGTCGCTGCCGCTGGCGATTTATGCACTGACACTGTCCACCCTCATCGCGTTTCCAGCGGGCATTTACGCAGCCGCGCGCCGGGGCAGACCGGGTGATATGGCGGTGATGGGGGCCACGCAACTGGGTGTTGCCATCCCGAATTTCTGGTTTGCCATGATATTGGTCCTGATCTTTGCCATCCAGTTGCGCTGGTTTTCGGCGGGCGGTTTTCCGGGCTGGGATCAGGGTGTGTTTACTGGATTAAAGGCGCTGACCCTGCCCGCGATCGCACTGGCATTACCACAGGCCGCAATTCTGGCGCGGGTCATGCGATCGTCCCTGCTGGATACGATTTCGCAGGATTTCATGCGTACAGCGCGTGCCAAGGGCCTAAGCCAAAGACAGGCTTTGTGGCGGCATGCATTGCGCAATGCGCTTATCCCGGTGCTGACGATCATCGGCTTGCAGTTTTCGTTCCTGCTGGCGGGCGCGATCATCATCGAACAGGTTTTCTTCCTGCCCGGACTGGGGCGACTTGTGTTCCAGTCGATTTCCCAGCGCGACCTGATTGTGGTGGAAAGCGTTGTCATGTTGCTGGTGTTCACGGTGATCGTGGTCAATTTTCTGGTTGATCTGGCTTATGCGGCAGTCGATCCGCGGCTGAGGTCGCGAACATGA
- a CDS encoding ABC transporter substrate-binding protein, translated as MSITRTSLAAAVFLAAGFGAQAQTNITVAMQLEPPHLDPTSAAAGAIDSVLYSNVFEGLTRFMADGSVVPGLAESWEISEDGLTYTFKLRDGVTFHDGTVMDAEDVKFSLDRARAEDSTNAQKALYAGIRDVTVLDPLTVQLSLGEPNGSMLFNLAWGDAVIVAPESIETIKTAPVGTGAFKFVNWVQGDKIDIARNPDYWGTPALLETATFKFISDPTAAFAAMMAEDVDVFTGFPAPENLPQFEADPRFQVLVGSTEGETILSTNNKTPPFDNPQVRAALSHAIDRQAIIDGAMFGYGTPIGTHFAPHHPAYVDLTADSAYDPDQARALLAEAGFTDGFETTLHLPPPSYARRGGEIIAAQLAQVGIRAQIINVEWAQWLETVFRGKDFGLTIVSHTEPMDIGIYANPDYYFQYDSTDFQAVMAELNRTTDPEKRMALMQDAQRRIAADHVNGYLFQLAQLTVAKAGVQGLWANAPTQATDLTAVSWAD; from the coding sequence ATGTCGATAACAAGAACAAGTCTGGCTGCCGCTGTCTTTCTGGCTGCGGGTTTCGGTGCGCAGGCCCAGACAAATATCACTGTGGCAATGCAACTGGAACCGCCCCATCTGGACCCGACAAGCGCGGCGGCGGGGGCGATTGATTCCGTTCTTTATTCGAATGTGTTCGAGGGGTTGACCCGTTTTATGGCAGACGGGTCTGTGGTGCCCGGTCTGGCGGAAAGCTGGGAGATTTCAGAAGACGGTTTGACTTATACATTCAAGCTACGGGATGGCGTGACGTTCCATGATGGCACTGTGATGGACGCGGAAGATGTAAAATTCTCGCTGGATCGTGCACGCGCCGAAGACAGTACAAATGCGCAAAAGGCGCTTTATGCAGGCATCAGGGATGTCACGGTTCTGGATCCTTTGACGGTGCAACTGTCACTGGGTGAACCCAACGGCAGCATGCTGTTCAACCTTGCTTGGGGCGATGCCGTGATCGTCGCACCCGAAAGCATTGAAACCATCAAGACCGCCCCAGTTGGCACCGGTGCCTTCAAGTTCGTGAACTGGGTGCAGGGGGACAAGATCGATATCGCCCGCAATCCCGATTACTGGGGCACGCCCGCCCTGCTGGAAACTGCAACCTTCAAGTTCATCAGTGATCCAACAGCCGCCTTTGCCGCCATGATGGCCGAAGATGTGGATGTGTTCACCGGGTTTCCCGCACCCGAAAACCTGCCTCAGTTCGAAGCCGATCCGCGGTTTCAGGTTCTGGTCGGATCGACAGAAGGGGAAACCATCCTGTCCACGAACAACAAGACGCCGCCATTTGATAATCCGCAAGTGCGTGCCGCCCTGTCGCATGCAATTGACCGGCAGGCCATTATCGACGGGGCGATGTTTGGCTATGGCACGCCGATCGGCACCCATTTCGCGCCGCATCATCCCGCCTATGTCGATCTGACCGCGGACAGCGCATATGACCCCGATCAGGCCCGCGCGCTGCTGGCCGAGGCCGGTTTTACCGACGGTTTTGAAACCACATTGCATTTGCCGCCCCCGTCTTATGCGCGACGCGGCGGTGAAATTATCGCAGCACAATTGGCGCAGGTCGGGATCAGGGCGCAGATCATCAATGTCGAATGGGCGCAGTGGCTGGAAACGGTGTTTCGCGGCAAGGATTTCGGGCTGACAATTGTCAGCCATACGGAACCGATGGATATCGGGATATACGCCAATCCGGACTATTACTTTCAATATGACAGCACAGATTTTCAGGCGGTCATGGCAGAGCTGAACCGCACCACAGACCCTGAAAAACGCATGGCCCTGATGCAGGATGCGCAACGCAGGATCGCGGCGGATCATGTGAACGGCTATCTGTTCCAGCTAGCGCAACTGACTGTGGCCAAGGCCGGAGTGCAGGGTTTGTGGGCCAACGCTCCGACACAAGCCACCGACCTGACAGCGGTAAGCTGGGCAGACTAG
- the panB gene encoding 3-methyl-2-oxobutanoate hydroxymethyltransferase has product MSATAKKKALMPQDIRARKGGVPIVSLTAYTTPMAQMMDAHCDFVLVGDSVGMVLHGLPSTLGVTMDMMILHGQAVARGLSRAMMVIDMPFGSYEQSPQQGFANAARLMAETGAGAVKLEGGRHMADTIAFLVARGIPVMAHIGLTPQSINTLGGYTVQGRDAGAQAVTEDAKAVAQAGAFAVVLEKVPEKLADAITAQVDIPTIGIGASAGCDGQILVVDDMLGLFTAFKAKFVKRYADLGDAAEAAIAQYAKEVRARSFPAAEHVFANTSPAQKDRK; this is encoded by the coding sequence ATGAGCGCGACCGCGAAAAAAAAGGCCCTGATGCCGCAGGATATCCGTGCCCGAAAAGGTGGCGTTCCGATTGTCAGTCTGACGGCATACACCACCCCGATGGCACAAATGATGGATGCGCATTGTGATTTTGTGCTGGTCGGTGACAGCGTCGGCATGGTGTTGCACGGATTGCCGTCAACGCTGGGCGTCACCATGGACATGATGATCCTGCACGGGCAGGCTGTCGCGCGCGGATTGTCTCGTGCAATGATGGTGATCGACATGCCATTCGGCAGTTACGAACAATCCCCACAGCAGGGTTTTGCCAACGCTGCGCGTCTGATGGCAGAAACCGGTGCCGGCGCGGTCAAGCTTGAGGGTGGGCGCCACATGGCCGATACCATCGCCTTTCTGGTGGCGCGCGGTATTCCGGTGATGGCCCATATTGGCCTGACCCCCCAGTCGATCAATACGCTGGGCGGGTATACGGTACAGGGCCGTGATGCCGGCGCGCAGGCGGTTACAGAGGATGCAAAAGCCGTGGCGCAAGCAGGCGCTTTTGCTGTCGTTCTGGAAAAGGTGCCGGAAAAGCTGGCCGATGCCATCACCGCGCAGGTTGATATTCCAACAATCGGAATCGGGGCATCCGCAGGCTGTGACGGGCAAATACTGGTCGTGGACGACATGCTGGGCCTGTTCACGGCGTTCAAGGCGAAATTTGTGAAACGCTACGCCGATCTGGGCGATGCTGCCGAAGCGGCGATAGCGCAATACGCCAAAGAGGTCCGCGCCCGCAGCTTTCCGGCTGCCGAGCATGTGTTTGCCAATACATCACCCGCACAAAAGGACAGGAAATGA
- the panC gene encoding pantoate--beta-alanine ligase yields the protein MTTPILRTLTELRAATARWRRAGETIGVVPTMGALHDGHLSLVAAAKKTCDRVIVTIFVNPKQFNAASDLDNYPRTEVEDARKLERFQVDALYVPSVDQIYPEGFVTNVSVGGMTDVLCGAHRAGHFDGVATVVTKLFLQSSADRAFFGEKDYQQLQVVRRLARDLDIPVEVVGCPTIREVDGLAMSSRNLLLSDRARVKAARLHEVMMNVAEHLARGDAFAPLQADAIERLNKADFGEIDYFELRRCDNLGLLTHATAPARLFAAAWLAGVRLIDNIDVPVAR from the coding sequence ATGACCACGCCGATCCTGCGTACCCTGACCGAACTGCGTGCAGCTACGGCCCGGTGGCGCCGCGCCGGTGAAACCATTGGCGTTGTGCCTACAATGGGCGCGCTGCATGACGGCCACCTGAGCCTGGTGGCCGCCGCCAAGAAAACCTGTGACAGGGTCATAGTCACGATTTTTGTAAACCCCAAGCAGTTCAACGCAGCGTCCGATCTGGACAATTATCCCCGTACCGAAGTGGAAGACGCGCGCAAACTGGAACGTTTTCAGGTGGACGCATTGTATGTGCCAAGCGTTGACCAGATTTACCCCGAAGGGTTCGTTACCAATGTATCGGTGGGCGGGATGACAGATGTGCTGTGCGGCGCGCATCGTGCGGGGCATTTCGACGGTGTCGCCACGGTCGTGACCAAGCTGTTTCTGCAAAGCTCGGCGGATCGGGCGTTCTTTGGCGAAAAGGACTATCAGCAACTGCAGGTCGTGCGCCGTCTGGCCCGTGATCTGGACATTCCGGTCGAGGTGGTGGGATGCCCGACAATCCGGGAGGTGGACGGGTTGGCCATGTCGTCGCGCAATCTGCTGCTGTCGGACCGTGCCCGCGTCAAGGCGGCGCGCCTGCACGAGGTGATGATGAATGTCGCCGAACACCTTGCCCGCGGCGACGCGTTCGCGCCGCTTCAAGCAGATGCGATAGAACGATTGAACAAGGCCGACTTTGGCGAGATTGACTATTTCGAACTTCGGCGCTGTGACAATCTCGGCCTGTTGACCCACGCAACCGCGCCTGCGCGCCTGTTTGCGGCCGCGTGGCTGGCGGGTGTGCGTCTGATCGACAATATCGATGTTCCCGTCGCGCGCTGA